A genomic segment from Streptosporangium roseum DSM 43021 encodes:
- a CDS encoding glycosyltransferase family 2 protein has product MLGTDTLVSVGLPVRNGAARLEGVARSVLAQDHENIELVICDNASTDDTEEFCRELARSDSRITYHRQPENVGLLNNFIHAGRIARGTFFRWVGDDDWLAPECVSRSLRAFAEDERLILVTTQVSYSDPDGMARTGVYEGTGLLSDDPVERFAEMLRMLNESHLLIDPLYGLMRRASVVGIPRRNMLREDEVFAAKLALAGPWGHVPEVLARRNWKHERIGAVGRRLGVPAWQARFSSTLQYREILRWLREADLTGEQRGRARAAAHRMYARRQWRTVSHRGRKLARLGTGLILPGRSSGRSAAGS; this is encoded by the coding sequence ATGCTTGGAACCGACACGCTGGTGTCCGTCGGGCTGCCCGTACGCAACGGCGCCGCGAGGCTGGAGGGCGTGGCCAGGTCGGTGCTGGCGCAGGACCACGAGAACATCGAGCTGGTGATCTGCGACAACGCCTCCACCGACGACACCGAGGAGTTCTGCCGGGAGCTGGCGCGGTCCGACAGCCGGATCACCTACCACCGGCAGCCGGAGAACGTGGGGCTGCTCAACAACTTCATCCACGCGGGACGGATCGCCCGGGGGACGTTCTTCCGCTGGGTCGGTGACGACGACTGGCTGGCCCCCGAGTGCGTCTCCCGGTCCCTGCGCGCCTTCGCCGAGGACGAACGGCTCATCCTGGTCACCACGCAGGTGTCCTACTCCGACCCCGACGGGATGGCCCGGACCGGCGTCTACGAGGGCACGGGACTGCTGTCCGACGACCCGGTCGAGCGGTTCGCCGAGATGCTGCGCATGCTCAACGAGAGTCACCTGCTGATCGACCCCCTGTACGGCCTGATGCGCCGCGCCTCCGTGGTCGGCATTCCCCGGCGCAACATGCTCCGCGAGGACGAGGTGTTCGCGGCGAAGCTCGCGCTGGCCGGGCCGTGGGGCCACGTGCCCGAGGTCCTGGCCCGCCGCAACTGGAAGCACGAGCGCATCGGGGCGGTCGGGCGCCGCCTCGGCGTGCCCGCCTGGCAGGCGCGCTTCTCCTCGACCCTGCAGTACCGCGAGATCCTGCGCTGGCTGCGCGAGGCCGACCTCACCGGGGAGCAGCGCGGCCGCGCGCGTGCCGCCGCGCACCGGATGTACGCCCGCCGCCAGTGGCGGACGGTGTCCCACCGCGGCCGCAAGCTCGCGCGGCTGGGCACCGGGCTGATCCTGCCCGGCCGGTCCTCCGGGCGCTCGGCGGCCGGAAGCTGA
- a CDS encoding DUF4910 domain-containing protein: protein MTIETVGREMHALVERLYPLCRSITGDGVRRTLEIVGESVPLQIREVPTGTEVLDWTVPREWNIRDAYIKDASGARVVDFAESNLHVVGYSVPVSATMSLAELRGHLHTLPDQPDLIPYRTSYYAETWGFCLRESTLAGLPEGDYEVRIDSTLADGHLTYGEHVVPGRVSDEVLVSCHVCHPSLANDNLAGIAVATRLARRLAESDPWYTYRFLFMPGTIGAITWLARNQERVGRVKHGLVLACAGDSGALTYKRSRRGDAEIDRVVRHVLRTSGRDHEIVDFSPYGYDERQFCSPGFDMPVGSLTRTPYAGYPEYHTSADNPDFVSPEAMTDTLETCWEITQVLERNHRYLNLSPYGEPQLGRRGLYGSLGGRSDTKQAQMAMLWVLNLSDGEHSLLDIAERSDLPFATVADAAQALRGAGLVKEKGK, encoded by the coding sequence GTGACGATTGAGACCGTGGGGCGTGAGATGCACGCCCTGGTCGAGCGGCTCTACCCGCTGTGCCGGAGCATCACCGGCGACGGGGTGCGCCGCACTCTGGAGATCGTCGGGGAGTCCGTGCCCCTGCAGATCCGTGAGGTGCCGACGGGGACCGAGGTCCTCGACTGGACGGTGCCCAGGGAGTGGAACATCCGTGACGCCTACATCAAGGACGCCTCGGGCGCCCGGGTGGTCGACTTCGCGGAGTCCAACCTCCACGTGGTCGGCTACAGCGTCCCCGTGTCGGCCACCATGTCCCTGGCGGAGCTCCGCGGCCACCTGCACACCCTGCCCGACCAGCCCGACCTGATCCCCTACCGGACCAGCTACTACGCGGAGACCTGGGGGTTCTGCCTGCGGGAGAGCACCCTGGCCGGCCTCCCGGAGGGCGACTACGAGGTCCGGATCGACTCGACCCTGGCCGACGGCCACCTGACCTACGGCGAGCACGTGGTGCCCGGCCGGGTCTCCGACGAGGTGCTCGTCTCCTGCCACGTGTGCCACCCCTCGCTGGCCAACGACAACCTGGCGGGCATCGCCGTGGCGACCAGGCTCGCGCGGCGGCTGGCCGAGTCCGACCCGTGGTACACCTACCGCTTCCTGTTCATGCCCGGCACGATCGGCGCGATCACCTGGCTGGCGCGTAATCAGGAGCGTGTCGGAAGGGTCAAGCACGGCCTCGTGCTGGCCTGCGCGGGAGACAGCGGCGCGCTGACCTACAAGCGCAGCCGGCGCGGGGACGCGGAGATCGACCGGGTGGTGCGGCACGTCCTGCGGACCTCGGGGCGCGACCACGAGATCGTGGACTTCTCCCCGTACGGCTACGACGAGCGCCAGTTCTGCTCGCCCGGATTCGACATGCCGGTCGGCTCCCTGACCCGCACGCCGTACGCCGGCTACCCGGAGTACCACACCTCGGCGGACAACCCGGACTTCGTCTCGCCCGAGGCGATGACGGACACCCTGGAGACCTGCTGGGAGATCACGCAGGTGCTGGAGCGCAACCACCGCTACCTCAACCTCAGCCCGTACGGCGAGCCGCAGCTCGGCAGACGGGGCCTGTACGGCTCGCTGGGTGGACGCAGCGACACCAAGCAGGCGCAGATGGCGATGTTGTGGGTGCTGAACCTCTCCGACGGAGAGCACAGCCTGCTGGACATCGCGGAACGGTCCGACCTGCCCTTCGCCACCGTGGCGGATGCGGCACAAGCCCTGCGTGGTGCGGGACTCGTCAAGGAGAAGGGGAAATGA
- a CDS encoding DUF6492 family protein yields the protein MTELAVITPSHGPDAELFADLHRSVLEYTSDETVHHVIISPVWTDVFAKYAGPRCRIWTYKELLPKYYFRLAPYPLWVNSRRPWPPVRGWVMQQTLKITLAARLDVDAVMIADSDVVLVRPTTLESFTADGRLCLHREEKGVTADMERHVLWHQVSRELLGLPPAPPPPLTDYVTALNFWAPGTVRAMQQRVSETTGRHWMDAFNSRLHISEFMLYGVFVDEVLGGSEEPPPSNTTICHKNWQRTPLDREGAIAFADRLGPEAVAMMISAKSETPQDVRRAAIERCAQIT from the coding sequence ATGACCGAGCTTGCCGTCATCACACCGAGCCACGGGCCCGACGCGGAGCTGTTCGCCGATCTTCACCGTTCGGTCCTGGAATACACCTCGGACGAGACCGTACACCATGTGATCATTTCTCCGGTGTGGACGGATGTCTTCGCCAAGTACGCCGGTCCGCGCTGCCGTATATGGACCTATAAGGAGCTTCTCCCGAAGTACTACTTCCGCCTGGCGCCCTACCCCCTGTGGGTCAACTCCCGGAGGCCGTGGCCTCCGGTCCGGGGCTGGGTCATGCAGCAGACGCTCAAGATCACCCTCGCCGCCCGGCTCGACGTGGACGCCGTGATGATCGCCGACTCCGACGTGGTGCTGGTCCGCCCGACCACCCTGGAGAGCTTCACCGCCGACGGGCGGCTGTGCCTGCACCGCGAGGAGAAGGGGGTGACCGCGGACATGGAGCGGCACGTCCTGTGGCACCAGGTCTCCCGCGAGCTGCTCGGCCTTCCCCCCGCGCCGCCGCCCCCGCTGACCGACTACGTGACCGCGCTGAACTTCTGGGCCCCCGGCACCGTCCGCGCCATGCAGCAGCGGGTGAGCGAGACCACCGGACGGCACTGGATGGACGCCTTCAACTCCCGCCTGCACATCTCGGAGTTCATGCTCTACGGCGTGTTCGTCGACGAGGTCCTGGGCGGGTCCGAGGAGCCTCCGCCCTCCAACACCACGATCTGCCACAAGAACTGGCAGCGGACCCCGCTGGACCGCGAGGGGGCCATCGCGTTCGCCGACCGGCTGGGCCCGGAGGCGGTGGCGATGATGATCTCGGCGAAGTCGGAGACGCCGCAGGACGTACGGCGGGCCGCCATCGAACGGTGCGCCCAGATCACCTGA
- a CDS encoding acyltransferase family protein: MKSPERDVQPGPADGAERAAGGRGRLAGLDGIRGVAALFVMVHHCWLMAFPGYPANTGPSWLGWLLYGHFAVVVFIVLSGFSLAVSPARSQWRLGGMGRFAQRRAWRILPPYWAALAFSLVIAWTLVAQPGEGPPAAKSVAVYGLLLQDLFGAPSPNGAFWSIAIEAQLYLVFPLLLLILRRAGAAVMLGVVTVLVAAIGLLAPGVPAVGMLMRLTPQFAVLFAVGVVAAGVIAADGRVRRLPWHWLALLAAVPVLVVIVVRGSVWTVERYFWVDIALGPAVGLLLAGVATGRPAALVRLLDLRPIRSLGSFSYTLYLIHAPIVVAIYQLIVAPRVPGGLPAFLAALVLAVPVALLTARAFAAVFELPFQRHRSWPALREAARARLSRMRAAIRPAR; the protein is encoded by the coding sequence ATGAAATCGCCCGAAAGGGATGTTCAGCCTGGTCCAGCCGACGGTGCCGAACGGGCCGCCGGCGGCCGCGGCCGGCTGGCGGGACTGGACGGGATCCGCGGCGTCGCGGCCCTGTTCGTCATGGTGCACCACTGCTGGCTGATGGCCTTTCCCGGATATCCGGCCAACACCGGCCCGAGCTGGCTCGGCTGGCTGCTCTACGGGCACTTCGCGGTGGTCGTGTTCATCGTCCTGTCGGGTTTCTCCCTGGCCGTCTCCCCCGCGCGGTCGCAATGGCGGCTGGGCGGCATGGGCCGGTTCGCCCAGCGTCGCGCCTGGCGCATCCTGCCGCCCTACTGGGCCGCCCTGGCGTTCAGCCTGGTGATCGCGTGGACCCTGGTCGCCCAGCCGGGAGAGGGCCCGCCCGCGGCCAAGTCGGTGGCCGTCTACGGCCTGCTGCTCCAGGACCTCTTCGGCGCGCCGAGTCCCAACGGCGCCTTCTGGTCCATCGCCATCGAGGCCCAGCTCTACCTGGTCTTCCCCCTTCTGCTGCTGATCCTGCGCAGGGCGGGCGCGGCCGTGATGCTCGGGGTCGTCACCGTGCTCGTGGCGGCGATCGGCCTGCTCGCGCCCGGCGTGCCCGCCGTGGGCATGCTGATGCGGCTGACGCCCCAGTTCGCCGTGCTGTTCGCGGTGGGCGTGGTCGCCGCGGGCGTCATCGCCGCGGACGGGCGCGTACGGCGGCTGCCCTGGCACTGGCTGGCGCTGCTCGCCGCCGTCCCGGTGCTCGTGGTGATCGTCGTGCGGGGCTCGGTCTGGACGGTGGAGCGATACTTCTGGGTCGACATCGCGCTCGGCCCCGCGGTGGGCCTGCTGCTGGCCGGGGTGGCGACGGGCCGGCCCGCGGCCCTGGTCCGGCTGCTGGACCTGCGGCCGATCCGGAGCCTCGGCTCCTTCTCCTACACGCTCTACCTGATCCACGCCCCGATCGTCGTGGCGATCTACCAGCTGATCGTCGCGCCGCGCGTGCCCGGGGGCCTGCCCGCGTTCCTGGCCGCCCTCGTGCTGGCCGTACCGGTGGCCCTGCTGACGGCCAGGGCGTTCGCGGCGGTCTTCGAGCTCCCGTTCCAGCGCCACCGCAGCTGGCCCGCGCTGCGCGAGGCGGCACGGGCCAGGCTGTCACGGATGCGCGCGGCCATACGTCCCGCGCGGTAG
- a CDS encoding lipopolysaccharide biosynthesis protein, with translation MEDRQGAEPARADAEPAAPGAATSQVGEIGRQAGRGLRWSLLGNLVMKVGSFGMSLVLARLLVPEDFGVFAIALAASQMVIHINDAGIIAATVQWRGRLEEMAPTATVVAIVSSGLLYGIFWMIAPYFAQLSGSEEATWVIRVLAATNVVYGLTAVRSAALLRRFEQDKLTKANLVGFLVNATVSISLAAGGAGAFSFAWGQLAGASVTGVLVVAFARLRIRFGLDRAVARRLLVFGLPLCVSLGIEGVLLNADSVIVGNALGPTLLGLYLLAFNISSWVPGLIGTAVRYVALPSFSRLAEEDPKSLSLGVQRAVPLLLSIVLPIAVVMGTLAPALVVFLYGERWAPSAEVLRFLAIVMTVRMLTALAFDVLASLGATKATVWLNLGWAVVLVPALMTGARVDGIRGAAIGHAVVAVLVALPLATLALHRAGVVLAPIAPALVRPLLGGVLAAAVMTWLAQVVHGVPLVQLCVAGGTGLLAFILVVVPQAVLRQLGGRVTELIPARSR, from the coding sequence ATGGAAGACAGACAGGGCGCGGAGCCGGCAAGGGCCGACGCGGAGCCCGCGGCGCCGGGCGCGGCCACCTCCCAGGTCGGGGAGATCGGCCGCCAGGCCGGCCGCGGGCTGCGCTGGAGCCTGCTGGGCAACCTGGTGATGAAGGTCGGCTCGTTCGGCATGAGCCTGGTCCTCGCCCGCCTGCTGGTACCGGAGGACTTCGGCGTCTTCGCCATCGCGCTGGCGGCGAGTCAGATGGTCATCCACATCAACGACGCCGGCATCATCGCGGCGACCGTGCAGTGGCGGGGCAGGCTTGAGGAGATGGCGCCCACGGCGACGGTCGTGGCCATCGTGTCCAGCGGCCTCCTGTACGGGATCTTCTGGATGATCGCGCCGTACTTCGCGCAGCTGTCCGGCAGCGAGGAGGCCACCTGGGTGATCCGGGTGCTCGCGGCCACCAACGTCGTCTACGGCCTGACCGCCGTGCGCAGCGCGGCGCTGCTGCGCAGGTTCGAGCAGGACAAGCTCACCAAGGCCAACCTGGTGGGCTTCCTGGTCAACGCCACGGTCTCCATCTCGCTCGCCGCCGGCGGCGCCGGGGCCTTCAGCTTCGCCTGGGGCCAGCTCGCGGGCGCCTCGGTCACCGGGGTGCTGGTGGTCGCCTTCGCGCGGCTGCGGATCCGGTTCGGCCTCGACCGCGCGGTCGCCAGGCGGCTGCTGGTCTTCGGGCTCCCGCTGTGCGTGAGCCTCGGCATCGAGGGCGTGCTGCTCAACGCCGACTCCGTCATCGTCGGCAACGCCCTCGGGCCCACCCTGCTCGGCCTCTACCTGCTCGCGTTCAACATCTCCAGCTGGGTGCCCGGCCTGATCGGCACGGCCGTGCGCTACGTCGCCCTGCCCAGCTTCTCGCGGCTGGCGGAGGAGGATCCGAAGTCTCTGTCGCTGGGCGTGCAGCGGGCGGTCCCGCTGCTGCTGTCCATCGTGCTGCCGATCGCGGTGGTGATGGGCACGCTCGCCCCCGCGCTGGTGGTCTTCCTGTACGGCGAGCGCTGGGCGCCCTCCGCCGAGGTGCTGCGTTTCCTGGCGATCGTGATGACCGTGCGGATGCTGACCGCCCTGGCGTTCGACGTCCTGGCCTCTCTCGGCGCCACCAAGGCCACCGTCTGGCTCAACCTGGGCTGGGCGGTGGTGCTGGTGCCCGCGCTGATGACCGGTGCCCGCGTGGACGGCATCCGGGGCGCGGCGATCGGGCACGCGGTGGTCGCCGTCCTGGTCGCGCTGCCGCTGGCGACGCTCGCCCTGCACAGGGCCGGAGTGGTCCTCGCCCCGATCGCCCCCGCCCTGGTGCGCCCGCTGCTCGGCGGCGTGCTCGCGGCGGCCGTCATGACGTGGCTGGCCCAGGTCGTCCACGGCGTCCCGCTGGTCCAACTGTGCGTGGCGGGCGGTACGGGACTGCTCGCCTTCATCCTCGTCGTCGTGCCGCAGGCCGTGCTCAGGCAGCTGGGCGGCAGGGTGACCGAGCTGATCCCCGCACGCTCCCGCTGA